The following proteins come from a genomic window of Paenibacillus spongiae:
- the odhB gene encoding 2-oxoglutarate dehydrogenase complex dihydrolipoyllysine-residue succinyltransferase produces the protein MSDIKVPEMGESITEGTIAKWVVKQGDQVKQGDVLAELETDKVNIEISAEEDGVLSQILRQEGETVQIGEVIATIGASTGAPAAGSVSAEPKPAEKQEAQQPAVQAAAEPKQDSGSSDVAASPAARKLARELGIDLSKVNANDPIGRIRQEDVKQHTDRPQASSQPAAPKAAAAPAPEVPGKPVLRQPMSRRRATIANRLVEAQRTAAMLTTFNEVDMTAIMDVRKRRKQSFQEKHDVNLGFMSFFTKAVVGALKQFPLLNAEIQGEDILVKKFYDIGIAVSAKEGLVVPVVRDADRLGFAEIEKQIVELAGKARSNKLALSDLQGGTFTITNGGTFGSLLSTPILNAPQVGILGMHKIQLRPVAIDAERSENRPMMYIALSYDHRIVDGSDAVRFLVTVKSLLEDPETLLLEG, from the coding sequence ATGAGCGATATTAAAGTACCCGAAATGGGCGAATCAATAACAGAAGGCACAATTGCAAAATGGGTTGTAAAGCAAGGTGACCAGGTCAAGCAGGGGGATGTTCTTGCTGAACTGGAGACCGATAAAGTCAATATTGAAATCAGCGCCGAAGAAGACGGCGTTCTGTCCCAAATTCTGAGACAGGAAGGCGAGACCGTACAAATCGGCGAAGTGATCGCAACGATCGGCGCATCGACCGGCGCTCCGGCAGCAGGCAGCGTGAGCGCTGAGCCGAAGCCAGCCGAGAAGCAGGAAGCGCAGCAGCCTGCAGTACAAGCCGCCGCAGAACCGAAGCAGGATAGCGGCTCGTCCGACGTAGCAGCATCTCCTGCAGCCCGCAAGCTGGCAAGAGAGCTCGGGATCGATCTGAGCAAAGTCAATGCTAACGATCCGATCGGCCGTATTCGTCAGGAGGACGTGAAGCAGCACACCGACCGTCCTCAGGCAAGCAGCCAGCCGGCTGCACCTAAGGCAGCGGCAGCTCCGGCTCCTGAAGTGCCGGGTAAACCTGTACTCAGGCAGCCAATGTCGCGCCGCCGCGCAACGATCGCCAATCGCCTGGTTGAAGCGCAGCGTACGGCAGCCATGCTGACGACGTTCAACGAAGTCGATATGACGGCGATTATGGATGTCCGCAAACGCCGCAAGCAGTCGTTCCAAGAGAAGCACGACGTTAATCTTGGCTTCATGTCCTTCTTCACGAAGGCTGTTGTCGGAGCGTTGAAGCAGTTCCCGCTGTTGAATGCCGAGATTCAAGGCGAGGATATTCTCGTGAAGAAATTCTATGATATCGGGATTGCGGTTTCGGCCAAGGAAGGTCTTGTGGTACCGGTCGTACGCGATGCTGACCGTCTCGGCTTCGCCGAGATCGAGAAGCAAATCGTCGAGCTGGCGGGCAAAGCGCGCTCGAACAAGCTTGCGCTTTCCGACCTGCAGGGCGGCACGTTCACGATTACGAACGGAGGCACGTTCGGATCGCTTCTTTCCACGCCGATTCTGAATGCGCCGCAGGTTGGTATTCTCGGCATGCATAAGATCCAGCTTCGTCCGGTCGCCATCGACGCGGAAAGATCGGAGAACCGGCCGATGATGTATATCGCCTTGTCGTATGACCACCGTATTGTCGATGGATCAGACGCGGTTCGGTTCCTGGTTACGGTCAAATCGCTGCTGGAAGACCCGGAAACCCTGCTTCTTGAAGGGTAA
- a CDS encoding cold-shock protein: MYRKVSVNVTAEESKPKLLPTKIYKCKDAECKAWVREEFAETNPACPICKGPMHRSMRHLPALQKKIKREPAKKSLF, from the coding sequence ATGTACAGGAAGGTGTCAGTGAACGTGACAGCAGAAGAAAGCAAACCGAAGTTATTGCCAACCAAGATTTATAAATGCAAGGATGCTGAATGCAAAGCCTGGGTAAGGGAAGAATTCGCGGAGACGAATCCTGCCTGCCCGATATGCAAAGGCCCCATGCACCGGAGTATGCGCCATTTGCCCGCCCTCCAAAAGAAGATTAAGAGGGAGCCTGCGAAGAAATCTCTCTTCTAA